A single Panthera uncia isolate 11264 chromosome E2 unlocalized genomic scaffold, Puncia_PCG_1.0 HiC_scaffold_19, whole genome shotgun sequence DNA region contains:
- the TFPT gene encoding TCF3 fusion partner: MELEQREGTMAAVGFEEFSAPPGSELALPPLFGGHILESELETEVEFVSGGLGGSGLRERDEEEEAARGQRRRQRELNRRKYQALGRRCREIEQVNERVLNRLHQVQRITRRLQQERRFLMRVLDAYGDDYRASQLTIVLEDEGSQGTDAPTPGNAENEPPEKEGLSPPRRTPAPPEPSSPTPGEGPSGRKRRRGPRDGRRAGAVLTPELAPVQIKVEEDFGFEADEALDSSWVSRGPDKLLPYPTLASPPFD, translated from the exons atggaactggaacagagagaggg GACCATGGCAGCCGTGGGCTTTGAGGAGTTCTCAGCGCCGCCAGGCTCAGAGTTGGCGTTGCCTCCGCTGTTCGGTGGTCACATCTTGGAGAGCGAGCTGGAGACAGAAGTGGAGTTCGTGTCTGGGGGTCTGGGCGGCTCTGGGCTCCGGGAGCGAGATGAAGAGGAAGAGGCCGCCCGGGGACAGCGGCGGCGCCAGCGAGAACTAAATCGAAGGAAGTACCAGGCGCTAGGTCGGCGCTGCCGGGAGATCGAGCAG GTGAACGAGCGGGTCCTGAACAGGCTCCACCAGGTGCAGAGGATAACCCGGAGGCTTCAGCAGGAGCGGAG GTTCCTCATGAGAGTGCTGGATGCCTACGGCGATGACTACCGCGCCAGCCAGCTCACCATCGTGCTGGAG gACGAGGGCAGCCAGGGCACAGATGCTCCCACCCCTGGCAACGCGGAGAACGAGCCCCCAGAGAAGGAGGGGCTGTCCCCGCCCCGAAGGACACCCGCACCCCCAGAACCCAGCAGCCCGACCCCTGGTGAGGGGCCCAGCGGGCGCAAGAGGCGGCGAGGGCCCCGGGATGGACGCCGAGCCGGAGCTGTGCTGACTCCAGAACTGGCCCCAGTGCAG atTAAGGTGGAGGAAGACTTCGGCTTCGAAGCAGATGAGGCCCTGGACTCCAGCTGGGTTTCTCGGGGGCCAGACAAACTGCTGCCCTACCCCACTCTAGCCAGCCCCCCCTTTGACTGA
- the OSCAR gene encoding osteoclast-associated immunoglobulin-like receptor isoform X2, translating into MILVLILLLLALWPLCDADITPTVPPASYPKPWLGAQPAAIVTPGVNVTLSCRAPQPAWRFALFKSGRIIPVLYRGVSMELAEFFLEEVTPAQGGSYHCCYRRLGWGLGVWSHPSDTLELLVTDELPRPSLVALPGPVVAPGANVSLRCAGRLGGMSFALYRVGEAAPVQYRRSAQPWADFPLRGARAPGTYSCYYHTPSSPYVLSQRSEPLVISADGSGSLDYTQGNLVRLGLAGLVLLSLGTLVFLDWRARSRIPCSVRP; encoded by the exons ATGATCCTGGTGCTGATCCTGCTGCTGCTGGCCCTCT GGCCTCTGTGTGATGCAGACATCACGCCAACTG TCCCCCCAGCCTCATACCCCAAGCCGTGGCTAGGGGCTCAGCCTGCCGCAATTGTAACCCCTGGGGTCAACGTGACCTTGAGTTGCCGGGCACCTCAACCTGCCTGGAGGTTTGCACTCTTCAAGTCTGGAAGGATCATCCCTGTGCTGTACCGGGGCGTGTCCATGGAGCTGGCAGAgttcttcctggaggaggtgaccccAGCCCAGGGGGGCAGTTACCACTGCTGCTACCGGAGGCTAGGCTGGGGTCTGGGTGTCTGGTCCCACCCGAGTGATACGCTGGAACTGCTGGTGACAG ACGAGCTGCCGCGCCCGTCGCTGGTGGCGCTGCCCGGCCCGGTGGTGGCGCCCGGGGCCAACGTGAGCCTGCGCTGCGCGGGCCGCCTGGGGGGCATGAGCTTCGCGCTGTACCGCGTGGGCGAGGCGGCGCCGGTGCAGTACCGCCGCTCGGCGCAGCCCTGGGCCGACTTCCCGCTGCGCGGCGCCCGCGCGCCCGGCACCTACAGCTGCTACTACCACACGCCGTCCTCCCCGTACGTGCTCTCGCAGCGCAGCGAGCCGCTGGTCATCAGCGCCGACG GCTCAGGCTCCTTGGACTACACACAGGGCAACCTCGTCCGTCTGGGGCTAGCCGGCCTGGTGCTCCTCTCCCTGGGCACGCTGGTCTTTTTGGACTGGCGCGCCCGGAGTCGCATCCCATGTAGTGTTCGGCCCTGA
- the NDUFA3 gene encoding NADH dehydrogenase [ubiquinone] 1 alpha subcomplex subunit 3 isoform X2, giving the protein MRTRRFSEVSGAGTTTPRVLRALAAAADATKMAGRLTAFLKDVWAKEPVLVASFTIAGLAVILPTISPFTKYATMINQATPYNYPVPLRDDGNMPDVPSHPQDPEGPSLEWLKKL; this is encoded by the exons ATGCGCACGCGCAGATTCAGCGAAGTCTCCGGCGCAGGGACCACAACTCCCAGAGTGCTCCGTGCTCTTGCCGCCGCCGCCGACGCCACCAAGATGGCCGGGA GACTCACCGCCTTCCTCAAGGATGTCTGGGCCAAGGAGCCGGTGCTGGTCGCGTCCTTCACCATCGCGGGCCTCG CTGTAATTCTGCCCACCATCAGCCCCTTCACCAAATATGCCACCATGATCAACCAGGCCACGCCCTACAACTATCCAG TGCCCCTCCGAGATGATGGGAACATGCCTGACGTGCCCAGCCACCCCCAGGACCCTGAGGGTCCAAGCTTGGAGTGGCTGAAGAAACTGTGA
- the OSCAR gene encoding osteoclast-associated immunoglobulin-like receptor isoform X1, with translation MQTSRQLETEDEEEAVIAPGDSLPTPSPRALRKPRDPGSPVYSVPPASYPKPWLGAQPAAIVTPGVNVTLSCRAPQPAWRFALFKSGRIIPVLYRGVSMELAEFFLEEVTPAQGGSYHCCYRRLGWGLGVWSHPSDTLELLVTDELPRPSLVALPGPVVAPGANVSLRCAGRLGGMSFALYRVGEAAPVQYRRSAQPWADFPLRGARAPGTYSCYYHTPSSPYVLSQRSEPLVISADGSGSLDYTQGNLVRLGLAGLVLLSLGTLVFLDWRARSRIPCSVRP, from the exons ATGCAGACATCACGCCAACTG GAAACTGAGGATGAGGAAGAAGCAGTGATTGCCCCAGGTGATTCTCTTCCCACCCCATCTCCTCGGGCTCTCAGGAAGCCCAGGGACCCAGGCAGCCCTGTTTATTCAGTCCCCCCAGCCTCATACCCCAAGCCGTGGCTAGGGGCTCAGCCTGCCGCAATTGTAACCCCTGGGGTCAACGTGACCTTGAGTTGCCGGGCACCTCAACCTGCCTGGAGGTTTGCACTCTTCAAGTCTGGAAGGATCATCCCTGTGCTGTACCGGGGCGTGTCCATGGAGCTGGCAGAgttcttcctggaggaggtgaccccAGCCCAGGGGGGCAGTTACCACTGCTGCTACCGGAGGCTAGGCTGGGGTCTGGGTGTCTGGTCCCACCCGAGTGATACGCTGGAACTGCTGGTGACAG ACGAGCTGCCGCGCCCGTCGCTGGTGGCGCTGCCCGGCCCGGTGGTGGCGCCCGGGGCCAACGTGAGCCTGCGCTGCGCGGGCCGCCTGGGGGGCATGAGCTTCGCGCTGTACCGCGTGGGCGAGGCGGCGCCGGTGCAGTACCGCCGCTCGGCGCAGCCCTGGGCCGACTTCCCGCTGCGCGGCGCCCGCGCGCCCGGCACCTACAGCTGCTACTACCACACGCCGTCCTCCCCGTACGTGCTCTCGCAGCGCAGCGAGCCGCTGGTCATCAGCGCCGACG GCTCAGGCTCCTTGGACTACACACAGGGCAACCTCGTCCGTCTGGGGCTAGCCGGCCTGGTGCTCCTCTCCCTGGGCACGCTGGTCTTTTTGGACTGGCGCGCCCGGAGTCGCATCCCATGTAGTGTTCGGCCCTGA
- the NDUFA3 gene encoding NADH dehydrogenase [ubiquinone] 1 alpha subcomplex subunit 3 isoform X1, with translation MRTRRFSEVSGAGTTTPRVLRALAAAADATKMAGRVTLLAPAPGLTAFLKDVWAKEPVLVASFTIAGLAVILPTISPFTKYATMINQATPYNYPVPLRDDGNMPDVPSHPQDPEGPSLEWLKKL, from the exons ATGCGCACGCGCAGATTCAGCGAAGTCTCCGGCGCAGGGACCACAACTCCCAGAGTGCTCCGTGCTCTTGCCGCCGCCGCCGACGCCACCAAGATGGCCGGGA GGGTGACCCTCCTCGCCCCCGCTCCAGGACTCACCGCCTTCCTCAAGGATGTCTGGGCCAAGGAGCCGGTGCTGGTCGCGTCCTTCACCATCGCGGGCCTCG CTGTAATTCTGCCCACCATCAGCCCCTTCACCAAATATGCCACCATGATCAACCAGGCCACGCCCTACAACTATCCAG TGCCCCTCCGAGATGATGGGAACATGCCTGACGTGCCCAGCCACCCCCAGGACCCTGAGGGTCCAAGCTTGGAGTGGCTGAAGAAACTGTGA